The DNA sequence CAAACAACGAGAAATCATCGgtgagggaaaaaatgatggtaAGCATCTGCTATgttaaaaaacctgaaaaaaattaatataagccCTCCTTCCCAAAATTAGTCGTATCGTTCTAGTGCAGGTAGCGTTCTTATCGCCTTGTGACTTAATAAACAGACAAGTGACTGTATCTACTTTGGTCTGTGATGGTCACTCAAAAATGGTCACCACGACTAATTTGGTAGTAAACAAATCAGCatatttcttttctctttatCGGATCTTCAAAATATCCTCGTTTTAAGTAATGCTTTAGAACTGGATTGATTCCTAACTTCATTAAGAATGATTTGCTTGTCAATATCCCATAGTTTATCCGAGGGTCAATTTTCTTTGAGCAATGTAGAAATATGAGTAGTATCCTCTAAACTAGGCTAAACACAACTCTGGTTGTTATTGAATACTAATTGGATCCCTCTCTACTGTTTCAGTGTAAAGGAAATCTTTCTCCGCATGTTGTGAGAAAGTCAATCGACTGTTGCAACTTCACTGACCTATGCAATAAAAACCTACATCCAGCTTTAAGGCTGAAACCAGAATCACCATCGATAACCTCATGGGAAGATAGTCTTCTGCTCTTGGCTTTAGCTGCATCTGTCACCTGTGGTCTATTAATTTTCATCTCTCTCTCCGTCTACTGCCATAAAAGGTAATAAGCATCTAGTCATAGTCTTTCCTCTGCACCTTTGTGCACACATGCAATTTCTCTCTCCTCATTGTTCACTGTGCCGATGGTGAAACCAGAAAAACGCTTATCTTGATTGCAGTGTTTGTAACGTCCCCTCTTACTTTTtgctttgcaaaaaaatgaaggaaaaaaaaaatagttcaatGAAATTTCTCAGAGAATATTTAGATAGTCATGGAAAAATTGTGCAAGACATCACTTAATCAGAAACAGTTAGGTTTTCTGCATCAGGGATGAGGATGTGGAATCAATTAATTCGTAACAAAGGCTTTACGTCATAGATTAGTATAAAAAAGATggtacacattttttgggattggcttgaaaaaggaaatgatttttccagcaaactttttttatcaaatttttaagggttgaTGGCAATGACGTAACGAAGAAGGTTTTCATCTTTTCAGTCTCAAAAGTGGAAGGAATTGATTTTTGAGAAGATCAATTTTTCATCACTCATCATTAAATTAATCAATTATACCTATCGGTGTTTATTTGAAGCAAATCTGttctctgaaataattttttttaaatcctagGCTGTTAAAAATATTCAGAGGTACCTAATTGCGTTCAGTGTTTCGACAGGATCTATTTTTCAAGGACTGCATGTTACATGACACATTATCTTGAGTTACTTTTGAGTAAATACATATttcccttttgaaatttttgtctaacACACATTCTCTCATTTGTAGgttgaaaagaagagaaaatgtgAAACAATTGCAGTATCTTAGCCACCCAATGCTCTTACCACCTGCTACTCTGAGCGATCTTTTGGAACAAAGCTCTGGTTCAGGATCAGGCCTTCCGTTGTTTGTGAGTTTCTTTAATATTAGTCCTTTGTATTTTAGATTCATAAACCTAAACAGTGTACACAAAAATATGGTGATGGCGGAAGTCCGGAAATACTCTCTTAATTTCAGTGCTGTAAGAGGACTCTGGATACAATACTAAGAAATTTGAAGGCTGCCAAATTTCGGTATCATCTAATAAGATGTCTTTTAAGGCCTCCTGTCCTCGATGATAATTTAAAATCCAAGTTTCTATGTGCCAATATTGAGGAAAGCAGGATTGAAAAGTGAATTTGTCAGCCGaattttttagtgaatttttcagcCTGTCTATGCAGACACTGCGCCGCATGCTGTTATCATTCACagaaatttgattattttcatctGTCCTATCGTCCTGATCTGCAAGGAAGAAATAGCTCACCTGGATCATCGATCAGTCGTTGCAACATTTCTATTCAATCTTGAGTGTATATATGCTGTCAAATCAACTTCACAGCTCTGCTTTTCTTGAGATTGACatatagaaaatttaattttcaaaggtcATTTCGCTCAGGAGGCCGTGGGGAACAGGGAACATCTTATCAAGTACATAATATTCAAATTTAGCCGGTGCCGAATTTTTTGGTATTCCATACATGGTTCTCCACATTACTCAAATTGTGCTGCTTTATCAGAGTCTTATCCATCCCGTAATCAACTTGTTGATATAAAGtgcccattttattttaaagaaatcaatgtttttttgtttttttttttctacaggtTCAAAGAACGATCGCTAAACAAATCGAGCCATTGAAAGTAATTGGCAAAGGTCGTCACGGTGAAGTCTGGTTAGCTAACTGGCGGGATGACAAAGTTGCCGTCAAAATATTCTCCACAACAGAAGAAAAGAGCTGGTTCAGAGAAACAGAAATCTATCAAACTGTTTTGATGCGCCACAACAATATTCTTGGTAAAACCCGTAATCCGatacttttctttcttttttcacggtCAGAATTACGATTTAAGTACAGTTTGCTTTACATCTCACTTTACACTTAGAGaaataaatacattaaaaatgtgacagagaaataaatacattaaaaatgtGACAGGATGGCAAAGTTGTGCTGGGCTGACATTGCTGTGCgagaaatcaaagccaaaaatttccaaaaattgaatttagaaGCACAACAATGAACTCTTGTAaaagtttccaattttaacTTGTAAGCGAGTCATTATTGTTATCTGTACTTGCCAGTTTAAACTTGACGCTTTACATGGAACCAAAGTCTATTAAAGGAAAGTCCTGGCAATATTAATATGTAATTTTAGTCAATGTTGCGATGAAATCATTTTCTCTaagttttgaatttattttgaattgtttttttattgtacTTACCTTGTATCATAATAGAAAGCTTTGTGAAACTCAAGCCTGAATACCCGCCAATCAATAAGATTATTTTTAACGGTCCGTTTTAGCTCCATTGgcctttattttgtttttttttttaaggaagaagTTTGAATTGACCAGCTACAATGTATAATGGTAATgctatttttctctcatatgGTCACTCGGAACATTTTCGATGTGTTTAATGTTTTCTGTGTGAATTTTTGACGAGGAAACATGTCTTGTAGTAACTAAATTCTTATCCTGTCAAATAGAACCTGACGTACTATATATTTTGGGCAATGCTTTCGCTGACATATCAAATGGGCAAAATTTAGTgttaatcatattttttttatgtttgccTTTGCAGGTTTTGTTGCTGCAGACATCAAAGGGACCGGCTCTTGGACGCAAATGTTACTAATCACTGAGTATCATGAAAATGGTTCTCTATACGACTATCTCCAGTCAAATGAATTGGATGTGGAGTCACTTCTCTCTTTAATTTGCTCAATCGCTGCCGGTATAGCTCACCTTCATACAGAGATTTTCGGCACTCAAGGGAAACCTGCTATCGCTCATAGAGATATCAAGTCCAAAAACATTCTGGTCAAAAGAAATAATGAATGTGTGATTGCAGATTTTGGCCTTGCTGTTAGATACAATAGGTATGTTCCtgctttttttttggtttttcctccTCGAAAGCTCACTTTATTATTTCTTGATTTGAAAGGTAAATGAGCTGTCTAATCATGTCATGCTGTTGCGAGACACAACTTCTCTGTCCAACTGTCCTTTCAATTGGCCAAAAGTTGGTAACAGAATGATTCTTAGATGTGCAATATTAGCGTTATTTTCCATCAACGTGTTCCATGTTTGTACATCTCTGGTGAAGACTCTTTTAAAGAAGTAATACCTATAATTTTAGaattaggaaattttaaaaatgattgcTTATCCTCAACTTCACTCTTACGCTCTTTCCCCAGTGAAGTTTTGTATCGAATGCTCAATTGATTAATTCTACAATCATCTTTCCTTTTCAGTGAAATAAATGGTCTTGACATTGTCCGTGACAATGTTAGAGTGGGAACTAAAAGATACATGCCACCGGAAGTTTTAGATGGAACCATAGATGCTCTTCTCGATGAGAGTGCAGATGCGCGAGTGTTTGAAGCTCTGAAAATGGCAGATATCTACTCCCTCAGCTTAGTAATTTGGGAACTATGCAGGTATGTTCTCCGAGCTTTAGCTACTTATATTTGCACCAGGCttgaaacttgattttttgaCGTTTGCTCCACTGATACCTGCATTATTGCAGACGATTcttttgattttgaagtttcctttcttcattatttttttcttttcaccaAATCAGATGCTTGAATAAGCAGTAAttgtgaatttcatatttaaaGGCATCAAAATATCTGTGATAAAGGGCGGAAGAACTGTCGCTACATTTTCACCTAGtctaaaaattgggggaaaaccATAGGACAGTTTTAATGTCCCCAGCGTATTTTGGGATCTCAAAAACCTTGTATCTTGCGCCTGGTGTTACGCATCTTAACCAATTTTTTTACACGTATAGTATACTACTACTGAATTCTACCAGTTACTAGTTAATACCACCAAGTACTTTTACAACAACACAGCAACCCGTGGAAATTGACAGAATAAATGATATCCACACTGATAGTTGCCCCAATGGATCTCATATCGATGGCTCATTGACCGTACGTAGAAATacaaaaatagtgtatttcaaaaagtatttttgattttccaatattttctgtgttttttatAGGAGGTGTAATGGAGGGAAAGATTGCGTTAAAGTTGAAGAATACAAAGTGCCTTATCATGATGTCGTCCCTAGTGATCCTAGCTTTGACGATATGTACAATGTTGTTGTAAAGGATA is a window from the Bemisia tabaci chromosome 5, PGI_BMITA_v3 genome containing:
- the LOC109034882 gene encoding bone morphogenetic protein receptor type-1B, which produces MSFLPKNLLHFVITLYSVFLSLVSCEESILCYCEPPDYCPDGTGTCVLSPGSQCFSSIEEDADGEEPFRTYGCLPPEESSDMQCKGNLSPHVVRKSIDCCNFTDLCNKNLHPALRLKPESPSITSWEDSLLLLALAASVTCGLLIFISLSVYCHKRLKRRENVKQLQYLSHPMLLPPATLSDLLEQSSGSGSGLPLFVQRTIAKQIEPLKVIGKGRHGEVWLANWRDDKVAVKIFSTTEEKSWFRETEIYQTVLMRHNNILGFVAADIKGTGSWTQMLLITEYHENGSLYDYLQSNELDVESLLSLICSIAAGIAHLHTEIFGTQGKPAIAHRDIKSKNILVKRNNECVIADFGLAVRYNSEINGLDIVRDNVRVGTKRYMPPEVLDGTIDALLDESADARVFEALKMADIYSLSLVIWELCRRCNGGKDCVKVEEYKVPYHDVVPSDPSFDDMYNVVVKDNIRPKVPEKWHESTVLDTISKIMQECWHPNPSVRPTALRVKKSLMNLRDAVERSTSDFIEQ